The proteins below come from a single Tachypleus tridentatus isolate NWPU-2018 chromosome 13, ASM421037v1, whole genome shotgun sequence genomic window:
- the LOC143239169 gene encoding juvenile hormone acid O-methyltransferase-like, whose amino-acid sequence MKDGNSTLSMNSKPAQYCLNRPRKNLEWIHSRLSHYVSKLTDPNWDFVLDFGCGTGDVTKNILLPHCLNVTKLFAVDIQPAFVEFARETFSDERIEYMVLDITQKTPPQWAKMFDKVFAFYSFHYVKDIRKFLEVLWGILKPGGYFLSLGIASSPQFSVWLEMSKKEEWKQYFIGLEKYIPFTHMSNDYFTEIKKVGEKCGFVTLAVTSSLKSVTFDSEKQFLDFYEATLPEEIVKQIPVEDFDRFLKEYGKELKKNQVTKNADGTVTVQISVLEICLQSKSSR is encoded by the exons ATGAAGGATGGAAACAGCACTTTATC AATGAATTCAAAGCCAGCTCAGTATTGTTTAAATAGACCAAGAAAGAATTTAGAATGGATACATTCAAGACTATCACACTACGTCTCGAAGCTGACCGATCCTAACTGGGACTTTGTTTTAGACTTTGGATGTGGTACCGGTGACGTtactaaaaatatacttttaccaCACTGTCTGAACGTAACGAAACTTTTTGCTGTTGATATTCAGCCAGCTTTTGTTGAATTCGCCAGAGAAACATTTAGTGATGAAAGGATTGAATACATGGTTTTAGATATAACACAAAA GACTCCTCCGCAATGGGCGAAAATGTTTGACAAAGTTTTCGCTTTCTATTCTTTTCACTACGTCAAAGATATTAGAAAGTTTCTGGAGGTTCTTTGGGGTATACTAAAACCAGGGGGCTACTTTTTGTCATTAGGAATAGCATCATCTCCACAGTTTTCTGTCTGGTTAGAGATGTCTAAGAAAGAAGAGTGGAAACAGTACTTTATC ggattagaaaaatatattccaTTTACGCATATGTCGAATGATTATTTTACTGAAATCAAGAAAGTGGGAGAAAAATGTGGATTTGTAACCCTTGCTGTAACTTCAAGTTTGAAATCTGTTACTTTTGATTCTGAAAAACAATTTTTGG atTTTTATGAGGCTACTCTGCCTGAAGAAATCGTTAAACAAATACCAGTGGAAGATTTTGACAGATTCTTGAAAGAATATGGgaaagaattaaagaaaaatcaAGTAACTAAGAATGCTGACGGAACAGTCACTGTTCAAATTAGTGTTCTTGAGATATGTCTTCAGTCTAAAAGTTCTAGATGA